The following proteins come from a genomic window of Sebaldella sp. S0638:
- a CDS encoding LacI family DNA-binding transcriptional regulator: MKKKNLSIKEIAQLSNVSVATVSRVINERGGFSDETRKKVLKVINETGYEANNIAKSLRMSKSYSIGIIVPDIGNFFFADIVQKIEELLFERNYATIICNTARSSSKEKAYLKMLESKMIDGLIVISGAEQFELENINSDFPLICIDRMPKNPESTIFISSNHYQGAFEATELLLSKGCKNPCVALHRKTSSASRERQKGFKDALKKNNITYNEKSNLLYLPAEKSDNKISVIKKFLKNNPDIDGIFAVNDNIALVLLDILPELGKNIPEDIKLIGFDNTAGAHYCKPKLSSVKQNTSKIAKRTVDSLLDIINGRRDQVNKYQLEPVQLILRESTD; encoded by the coding sequence ATGAAAAAGAAAAATCTGTCCATTAAAGAAATTGCACAATTAAGCAATGTCTCGGTAGCCACTGTTTCAAGGGTAATAAATGAAAGAGGCGGCTTTTCTGATGAAACCAGAAAAAAAGTCCTGAAAGTTATAAATGAAACCGGATACGAAGCTAATAACATTGCCAAAAGCCTTCGAATGAGTAAGTCTTATTCTATTGGAATAATTGTTCCTGATATTGGAAATTTCTTTTTTGCGGATATTGTTCAGAAAATAGAAGAACTGCTGTTTGAAAGAAATTATGCCACTATAATATGCAATACTGCCAGAAGCAGTTCCAAAGAAAAAGCATATCTGAAAATGCTGGAAAGTAAAATGATCGACGGATTAATCGTTATTTCCGGAGCAGAACAGTTTGAACTGGAGAATATAAATTCTGATTTTCCGCTGATCTGTATTGACAGAATGCCCAAGAACCCCGAGTCTACTATTTTTATTTCATCGAATCATTATCAGGGAGCTTTTGAGGCTACAGAACTGCTTTTATCCAAGGGATGCAAAAATCCCTGTGTGGCATTGCACAGAAAAACATCTTCTGCCTCAAGGGAACGGCAAAAAGGCTTTAAAGATGCACTTAAGAAAAACAATATAACATATAATGAAAAAAGCAACCTTTTATACCTTCCGGCAGAGAAAAGTGACAATAAAATATCTGTAATAAAAAAATTTCTGAAAAACAATCCTGATATTGACGGTATTTTTGCTGTCAATGACAATATCGCTCTTGTTTTACTTGATATCCTTCCGGAATTAGGGAAAAATATCCCTGAGGATATAAAGCTTATCGGATTTGATAATACAGCCGGCGCCCATTACTGCAAACCTAAGCTTTCATCAGTAAAGCAGAATACTTCCAAAATTGCCAAAAGAACTGTTGACAGTCTTCTGGACATTATCAACGGCAGAAGGGATCAAGTAAATAAATATCAGCTGGAGCCTGTTCAGCTTATTTTAAGAGAAAGTACGGATTAA